CACAATTTAGATACATTATATACCTTGTAGCACAACCATCATATTTATTCCtcggttaaaatatgccataggTCCCTCTACTCTTAACAAATTTGGAATCTagtttctataattttattttaaggaatttagtccatttacttttcagatttcaaaattcaggttcaattgttaacactgctaaaattattttgttaaattgtttatgtgacaatttgaaaaaaaaacaaaaaaactcacTTGCTAAAAATGTAACTACAAATATGACGTAATGAACTTggatttaacaaaataattttaacagtgttaacatttagacctgaattttgaaatttgaaaagtagagagactaaattcctagaaataaaagtatagggactaaacttcaaatttatGAAGAGTATAGGGACTTATGGCATGTTTTAACTTTATTCCTCCTATACAAATCCAACAACATTTCTGGCTACAAGATGATTCGCAGATTGACCAAGTAGTTTCATAAGGAAGGTCCCAACAACATAACACAATACAAAATTTCTGACTACCAGATAATCCTCAGGTTGAACAATTAGTTTCTGAAGGAGGATCCCATCATCATATAAACAATAGGACAACCATAAACTCTGAAATGTTCTTGAATCAGAAACAACCTTTTGAGAAATCAAACAGACGCTTGACAATGTCTGAAACGTGACATTCTCGAGGGGAATTCACATACCTTAGCCCAGGAAGGAAGAGAAacatcacttatgagttcaCCATCTTGTTTCACCCCAAGATGATAAGAGTTTGAATTGATCAGAAACTCAGGCATGTAAAAGAACTCGGGAATCAACTCCTTCACGTCACTTGTATTAGAAAGGCAATTCTTATATGTTCCTTCGATGCATTGAAAAAGACGATCTGCATGGTCAAATTTACCACCCTGATgaaaaattgatgaattagtgAGGCTTGCATGCTATGAATTGACACACCAGTTAACTGATAAACAAGAAAAGGTTAGAAAACCAAATTGCATACAAGacataataaatgaaaatgaatattcttCATATGTCAGTATTTGAACCATATTTAAAGCAATCATACCTATGAAAAATACATAATCATCAGACTTTGTATGACTACTGCAATCACTTTTACTCCCTACATTTTTTGTTGGTAGAATATAGGTGAAAGAATTAATTACTGGGTTCACACAAAACTCCAGCATTTACATGCCCTTTACAAGCTAAATGCTAATAACCATTTCATAACCTTTATTCATAAATgcaattgttatatatatattgaaaaaccTAAGTATGAAGTTCCATTAGCAATGGACTTTTCAAGTAATAATTTCAGATGTACTTGACTTTCCTCCATATGGAGGGAGTACTTTTCTGCTTGCTACCAGTAAAAAAAAAGGCGCATTTTACAAAGATCAAACCAAAATAAGTGCTtttaaaactgttttagtgaGTACTCAGAACATCACTGCAACAAAGAAACAACAGATCACCGCATACTTTTGTTAcccttttatattattactattagaTTAGACAAGGTGCTGCTTACAGGCTTTGCATGATTAAAAAAAGATACCTGAAAATTACGGTGAAGAGATGAGAAAGGTTCCATTCGAAGGAGGTAATAAAGCACAATCCCAATGCTTGAGTAATGAGACCCATAATGGAAACTGCATTAGGAAGTAGATGCAGAGCAACACATTAGACAAATTACCTAAAGCAAAATCTATAGAAAGAAATGACAAATGTCCTCAAACTATGATTGGAGGTTACCTGGGTATATCGGGATCACAGAAGTTTTGATATCTGTCTTCAAACACCTGAATCATGAAGCAACATGTTGAGATATGTGGAATGAGAAGAGAAAGGTGATATAGAGGAATGAGCCAGAGAGAAGTGACCTCAAACCGTTTTGAGTCCAGTGCTCCAACAGGCTTGGAGAGATCCCGAAAAGTTGCTGACTTGTTAAAATCAAGAACCTCAGATGAGTAATCAGCCAAAACCCAAGGAAAGACAGGATACTGACTCAAATCATTATAAGATCTTCCTGAAAGTGTGTTGAGAATCATCAAATAGTCAAAGTTCGTTATATCCCTTCTCTTCCATCTCTCTCTAGCAGTTTCTGCCATTTCCACTGCCACACGTCTATCAACAAATGAAATAATGCCACTCTTGTCCCTACTACTTCCTCTGGGAAACAACAGCTCATTTCTGGTAGAAACTATCAGGGTTCCAATCTCTTTTGCATTCTTTTGTGAAGCAAAGTTTATAAATATGGGAGCCATAGAATCACTGAAGAAAATCTCAACTGCATTGTATCTAAGCAAATACCGAGTCCAATGAACAGCTTTTATCTATGGCCAGCAAAGCAAACAAGAAGATATCAAAATGGAGTAAGCATACAAACAATACAgctaaagaaaaattaatggtTCCCTACCTTGCTAATATTCCATCTCCGATGACGCTTAACTGTTCGTAATTCCTTCTTATGCAAATCTTCTGCCTCCATATTGTCAGGAGAAGTCCCCTTCTCAGAAAACATACCAAGATGGAAGGACCAATGAAAAGACTTTGGCTTGTGATCAGCCCTTGCGGACTCGGAAAGGCTTGACTcattcaagttcttgaaaacTGAAGACCCCACAGTACCTtcaaccaaaaattcaccaaagAAATGCAAAACATCTTTCATGACTGCCAATCGACCTGCCAGTTTTCTTTTTGGGGCTACAAGCACACATGGAACTGACCTAAGAACCTGCACATCAAACCACAAATTACCAATGAAGTAACTTCAGATGTTTTAATGAGAAGAAACATAGCTTGCTTGTTCCGGTGATACAGATAACATATACCTCACTAGTTTCTGTTTCTTGAGAAGGTGATGAAAGCTCTTTTCTATCTGGCACAATGTCAATCTGATCACTACTGCTTTTAATAATTTCTGCACTGTGAATGTCAGAAGGATCATCAGGTCCAGCACCACTCTCAGCAGGTTCTGAGCTGCCGTCATCAGTTATCCTGTGTACTCCTTTGAGCAGAAACTTCTTCATTTGTTCAGGAATATGCCCCACAAAACTTGGCTTGCTCTCGCTATTTGGCAGAGTAGCTTCATTACAAGGAGAAGTGGAAGGAGGATGACACAACTTTTCATCAAAATGATAATTCCGCCTTAACTTTGGTCTACGCCGCCGTATATCTTCGGTCTTATCAAGTTTCCAATGTATCACAGCACCATTAGGAAATGGATTAGCAGACCACGGGCCCCTTTCATCGATTAAAGTACGAAACATGTGCATCCATTTTTCctgtccaaaaaaaaaatattatttacatacatatGAGCACAAAATCCAATATAATTAATTCATGGAAGAACAGCAAAAGAAACAAAGACAGAGACAATTAAAGAAGTGAAGGACCAAAAGAAAGGCAAGTTCTACAACAGAAAAACTTTTAGCATACAGCAACATTTTGCTGCTCCTCCTCATGGGCAAGAAGGAATGCAGCCCTTCTGCTCTCATCTGAAGCAAGAATACTGCGTAAGCTACTTTGTATCTCGTCTTCAAATGTCTTCTGGGTATTAATTTCTAAAGAggaattttcatccattttagcACGAAGCTCCTGCAAGTGTCTGCTGCGGTCAGATTCCAACATCTTCACATACTTGGACTCATCAGTAACCTGAAATGAGAAAGTAGAGGACTGAATGGTGGATAACCAGCAAAACATTCATGGAAGTTCCTAAGCCCTAAGCCCAGGAGATGACAAGTTTGAAATTTAGAACAAACCGCAGAAAGCACTCGATCCTTCTGAATTAGATTGTGCAAGGAGCCCGTTTCTCTTGAGAGGCTGCTTGTATTGAATAAGTCATCCCTACCAATCATGCTAGTAGCAAGCATTGACTTCCCAGAGTTTACAGTTTCTCGAATCACATGTGCTATAACATGAAAACGAGCACCATCATCCAACTTTCCATACCGGGATCGTACAAGAAGCAAAGACCTGAGCACAATGTTATAAGGCAAGAAAAAATTACTAATCTATATCCTTCCCCAAAACTAATATAACCAGTTGTATAACAAAAAATTTGGAGACTTGGGGCATATGGTAAACACTAATACCAGATGAAGAGTTGCAGTCTACTCTTGCTTTGCTCATCATCAGTGCCCAAAAAGGAAGGCAGAAGTGAGATGAACTGTTGGACACAGCGTGATGCTCTTTCTAGGGAAGCTCTGCAGAGATATATGATTAATAGTCGAAATACAATTCTTGGACACCTTTCCCCCCTCAAAGCCATGGCTTTATCAGcaactttgttttgttttccaCTCAATGCATTGCCAAAGCCCCCGGATATAACAACAGCAGCCATTTCTGTGGCAGGGATATTAAGAGATTCTACCAAGTCACGTGCTCTTTGGCCAAAAGATGGACCAACTGATACTGTAATTCTAGGCAGCATCTTGCTTGGACCCTTCCCATTCATCTCACTAATAACAATCCATAAGTTGTCAAATAAGTTCCACCACTTATCATTAATTATATCATCTTCACTTGTTATTGATTCCTCAGAAGCCAATGCGTTTCTGACAATGAAAAAGATTCACACAAAATACTAAGTTATTTATCACTGGACATCTTATATACCCACATGATGATGTATTCAATTCTCAGGCTCacagaaaaaaataattcaaacacaATTTTTTGATGGTGCAACTTAAAGATAAGCAGCAACTGCTTTGCCAATAATCGATACATGTGAAATCATGAATTCTACATCTTAGCATGAAATATGAATATTCAACTTTAATGAAACTGAGGCCAACTTGATATTCCTTATTCTGTTTGAGATATTGTAGATGCCATTTGTGCAAAAGAACAAAATGCCAAGTGATAGCACCCTAGATCATCTCAACTAAAGCACAAacaaatgatataaaatatatcaGTTCCAGGGGCAAAGAATGAAACCAAGCTAGCAGTACCCAGACACTTTGTCATCAAATTCTCCTCGCAAGACCTCATGCAACAAAGTGGTATAATCTTTCTGGCCTTCTACCATTAAAGAATCCAGAAAAGACTCCGAACTAATAGCTGGAAACTGTAAGAAATAGAGATATCAAATTAACGTCATACTTAAGTGGACTAGCAAACTTCTCTAgcctaaaatatttatataagaatAGATGTAATGCAGTCAAATTCTTGAGTAAAATAATACCAGAAGTTTAATTCCAGCTTCAGATATAAGCATCTCATCAACCAGTCGCAGAAAGTATAATGTGTTGTCACGACAAGGCTGTGAACTAAAAATATTCTCCTCAGAAGATAAATCTACTAGCCTTTGAATCAAGTTGTCATATATGTCATAAAGCAAGTCTTGGCATGATATGCCACCCTAACAATGACAGAAATCAAAGTAAATTATCCATCAATggctaaaaaaaatcattaagtaGATTAAAAGAAATACACTTTGTAGCATGGCAAGAAAATTTGACATACTTGCTCACaatgaacaagaagaaaatttacAGTTTCCTCTAATCTTTGCCAGCCACTTTTTACAAATTGTATGTAATGACAAAGCACAACAGAGAAAACCTTCATCACAAGATTTTTCTCATTTGCCTCATAGTCACCACAATATCTTGAATCAGGCCTATAGGGTTTTACAATGTCAAGTGTCACAGAAGCTGTTAACCAAGCATTCCAACCATATTCCTATCGCGAAGTTTGAATAATTAGAAACACTTTTAAAAGAAGATACTGAACAGAAaagtatgaataattaattgtaTGCAGTACCATTAATGCCTCTATATTCAAAGTATTTGAATCAAGAAGTTCAAGTAGATCActaattattttcattcttgCAGAAGCATCTTTGCAACCAGATAGGAATCTGAAAATCAGAACCAACATCTGAGGAAGgaaaaaatgagaatttttgCCTCTGCTTCTCTGCTTGTCCGTTGTACTATTTTTCTGTAACACCTGTAAACAAACAATTTCAAGGAATAGCTAGAACATACTCAACTAATAGAAAAATGAGGAGAAATTTCCATGATTGGTCTATCACCTCTTTGAGGCTAGCACCACCTAGAAGAACATCAAACAAGGTTGCACACAAATTATCCGTCTGTGGGAATTTAAACAACCTGTCAGATATAACTGAGAAGAGTGGTTGCAACCTTGAGCTGactttcttgttgttttctgaAAGAGGTTTTGTTCTTCCAACTGCAAGATTGAAAAACCTTGTCGCCTTTTTCTCCGATGGGAAACCAACCAAAAGTCTTCCTATAAATTGCAAGCTGAGCAACCTGATAGGTTCATATTCCCTATATGAAACAAAATTGGAGGGTCACTATAAGACTTTAATTCTTAGCCATTGATTTAAAACAGACCATGTTTACTGTTTCACATCAAAGCAATTCCAGCCATTCAGAAGAAGGAAACACGTTAATTAATGAAACTATAAGCTTAGCTATCAGAATACAAAATACTTAATCAAGCACTTGCCCAGAAACTTGAACATTTTCTGCAACTGCATACTCTTCTAATCAGCAGTAGGAACAaacaaaaatagttaaaatttttcaacaaaattgcAGTACACAATAGCGTCACCACATAGTGGAAAAACAGAAACATATCAAACAGGACATTGTCTCTCATGCCAAAAGTTTGCACATTTAACTCTTAATGCTGAAGGCATACCTCTGTAGCAGATTGACAAAAATGCGACAGCCACCTATCAGATTTACTTGTTCAAGGAAGGACATAAGTAATGGTTTTTGAGAAACAGCACGTATaaccatatttaaaatatcCTCAATGCACGTCATATCATGGCTTGTTTCAAAAAAAGCTATAAGAGCTTTTATATCAGCTGGTGCAATGCTTTGCCTGCATACAACAGTTTTGTACCCAGTAAAAATAATGTCTTATATGTGTCGATTAAATTACCGTACATCAGGCAACACCAGATGCTCTCACCCAGTTGAGACATATACCTGAGGCTCATTTCACCAAGACTTAATAAAAGAAGACgaattttttgtatttcttCTCTACTAGGTCTTTCTCCAATAACTTGTTTAGTAATAGGATGTAAAAGAGGTTGGCCTCCAATTGCAAACCGAGATTTCACATTATCCCAATAGCACTGCCGTATTATGTCAATAACACGAGGGAACTGGCACAAACTTTTAAGCAGCCTCGGATCATTATCAAACTGTTCAATGAGAAACATGTACAGTTCACGTTGCACCTTGTAAACTGTGTACATCCAGGTAAGGGGattaagaaaaatagaagatatgatttcttCTATGAGCAGCTCTGCCAATCCTAAAGAGGAAACTGGAAACATCAAAAGATGTATGATACATTCTTAAATGGTTGTGAAAAGAACtacaaaatcataaaactatAGGGTTCATCATGCATACCACAGGAAGataaaacattaaacaaattCTTCAATGCAGAGAGAGTTTCCATATTGAGTTGCTGAGGTGGAACTGATTGCAATAAAAATCCCAGTATTGAAAATCCAGAAAGAAGATGCATCTGTTGTTGATTTGCTAAGTTCTCATCTAAGACAGAAGCAACAAGCTCAATAACTTCAGCGGTCAAACGCTCTTTTGCAACTGGGAGGACTAGAGTGCTTTCTAAAACttgaatttcatcattttcatatcTATCAGACTGAGATATAAGAGGGAAAAACACAGAAACACCTCCAACACAGTAAATTATCTCTTTGAACAAGCGCCGGGAACATAACTGTGTACCAACCTTTATAGTTGCTTCAAATAAATTCTTATCCAATGCATGATCCAATACAGGTGAAACATTAAACAATTTCTTGCCATCACTTGCCTGAAAACAGAAGTCGATATTTAGGGTTCTGCTATATACAAAAGCAGATTACCTTTAAGACAAATGTGTGTATGCATGCATGTGCCCAAAAGGTAGAGATAAAGAACCTGTGCATTGAGCCCAAACACAATTTTTGATGCAAGACCATCTTTTGCTTCAAGAATTCCACTAGGCAATGGGTTACCCCCAAATGCAGTAGCTTCATTATCCAGGAAGGAATACATGTAGCTCGGTCCAAGGGAATGTACAGCCTTAACTTGCTCAGAGGAAATGACATCAGCAAACAAATAAAGTGGACCGATCTGAccaaaaaaaggcaaaaaatcCGGGTTGGAGTTCCGTGTATTATCTTCACTTTGAGGCCATACCATTTTTGTACCAATGGAGCAGTTAGTCAATAATTCACTGACTTTTGCATATCTGAGGCATGAATATGATGGTCAGGGAACTTACCGGGTTGACTAACTATGTACActtgaaaaatgttttaatgataaaaaaagaaTACGAACTGAGAATGATTAAAGGTGGCATGTTACCTGCATCTTTCAGAAGATACAAGATTGCCATCAAGATAACATCTAAATAGGCTACCCCCAGAAAATGCTCTTCCAATGGTATGAGTAATACAAAGAAAGTGCCATTTCCTCTTGACTAGATTAACATGTGTCTGAATAGAATATTGTTTCAGATTGATAGACTGTGAAGGACATGAGAAGTACatcagtaataataataataatactcaCTTGATAaccatgtaactaaaaaaatgatgtagtaatgaacttgaatttaacaaaaataattttaacagtgttaacagTTAGGCCTAGAGGGACATATGGCATATTTCAACCGAGAATATGAATTAAGCTTTGGAAGAACCTTTCTAGAAACAAACATATAACACATCTTTTACCTTATATATAAGCTTATCTTTTGCTACTGCTGCTAAGAACCCTCTTCTATTTTCAGTGAAGAACTTGAAAAGCCCCATTGTTCCATTCTTGGGTAAGTCCTCCACCCTAAGCcaacatgaaaaagaaaaacccttgTACAGAGGCCAATGCACAggtgttttaattatgattccctacaaatatatatataggaatgTAAATATCAGTTACAAATTAGTCAAGTGACACAATAATTGAATGCAAAAGGTTCCAAAAGGACTTGTAACAATATGAATATCAGAAGAAATCGTAAGGGCTTACAGAGTCATTTCCATTGAGATCAAAGAAGCTAGTTGGTCCTTTCTCATTTAACATTGATAAAACAGTAGTCAACAATAATGAGCAGTATTGCAGTTGAGTCCCCACTTTCTCACTTCGAAGGAGAGCGAAAATCTTGCGAATATCCTTCCCGGATATGCTATAACCACCGATAACCTGAATCAATTGCGCAATTTTCAAAATGATACTGTCATCACCTTCTTGGACAAACCAGTCAAGAAGAAAATTAAGCATTCCTGCCACGACACACGAAGCTCGATTGGAAAGGGAATCCCTAACCAGCTGTTGAAACACACCGAGACCATAATGCCGCAAAGATTCACTGCTCTGGGCAATCACAAAATAGCAAGTAATGacatcaaatttaaacaaactaCAGCTTATATATAGTAAGAATCATCTATAAATAGGAAATTTAGTAACTATCACATACAGAAGAAACAAGCAAGAAAAATGAGTTACTAACCTTCTGTAGGACACTCAAATACAGTATGATCACATCTTCATTCTGAATTGAAGGACCAAAGAAACACATGTGAGAAGAAAAAACAGTGGCACCATGAGGAAAATGACAAAAAAGACTACAAAATTAGTTCACATGGTCAGACAATAGGGATGTAACTACCTGTTAATGCTATGAGCTATCTGCTAAAGCCAAAAGACCAGCAGGAGGattggacaaaaatattaaattcaaaaaatagatGAGTCCGAACTTGAACATCCAAGACCTGAACTTGGTACGGtgcttttaataaaatttatagtgttttatattatattatttaatttataatatatataaaaataaaatttatagtaatatataatactacttcaaattaaacactaaaaatgttcaagatgattatatataaaaatttaataaatatatctttattaaacattaaattaaaaataatttaattttttttaaaaaataatgagtgggcttaaaaaatttaggttgaGTCGGacttgaacaaatataaaatgtgttaatattATGCTGAAGCTTGACGTGAAACTAGCTCGACCCATAAACATCTTTAGATCTAAGAATGTATCAAAGAAACATTCCAGACAAATAAAATCACACCTTTATATGAGGGTTGtcttt
This genomic stretch from Gossypium raimondii isolate GPD5lz chromosome 6, ASM2569854v1, whole genome shotgun sequence harbors:
- the LOC105773530 gene encoding BEACH domain-containing protein B isoform X2, which produces MLNFLLDWFVQEGDDSIILKIAQLIQVIGGYSISGKDIRKIFALLRSEKVGTQLQYCSLLLTTVLSMLNEKGPTSFFDLNGNDSGIIIKTPVHWPLYKGFSFSCWLRVEDLPKNGTMGLFKFFTENRRGFLAAVAKDKLIYKSINLKQYSIQTHVNLVKRKWHFLCITHTIGRAFSGGSLFRCYLDGNLVSSERCRYAKVSELLTNCSIGTKMVWPQSEDNTRNSNPDFLPFFGQIGPLYLFADVISSEQVKAVHSLGPSYMYSFLDNEATAFGGNPLPSGILEAKDGLASKIVFGLNAQASDGKKLFNVSPVLDHALDKNLFEATIKVGTQLCSRRLFKEIIYCVGGVSVFFPLISQSDRYENDEIQVLESTLVLPVAKERLTAEVIELVASVLDENLANQQQMHLLSGFSILGFLLQSVPPQQLNMETLSALKNLFNVLSSCGLAELLIEEIISSIFLNPLTWMYTVYKVQRELYMFLIEQFDNDPRLLKSLCQFPRVIDIIRQCYWDNVKSRFAIGGQPLLHPITKQVIGERPSREEIQKIRLLLLSLGEMSLRQSIAPADIKALIAFFETSHDMTCIEDILNMVIRAVSQKPLLMSFLEQVNLIGGCRIFVNLLQREYEPIRLLSLQFIGRLLVGFPSEKKATRFFNLAVGRTKPLSENNKKVSSRLQPLFSVISDRLFKFPQTDNLCATLFDVLLGGASLKEVLQKNSTTDKQRSRGKNSHFFLPQMLVLIFRFLSGCKDASARMKIISDLLELLDSNTLNIEALMEYGWNAWLTASVTLDIVKPYRPDSRYCGDYEANEKNLVMKVFSVVLCHYIQFVKSGWQRLEETVNFLLVHCEQGGISCQDLLYDIYDNLIQRLVDLSSEENIFSSQPCRDNTLYFLRLVDEMLISEAGIKLLFPAISSESFLDSLMVEGQKDYTTLLHEVLRGEFDDKVSGNALASEESITSEDDIINDKWWNLFDNLWIVISEMNGKGPSKMLPRITVSVGPSFGQRARDLVESLNIPATEMAAVVISGGFGNALSGKQNKVADKAMALRGERCPRIVFRLLIIYLCRASLERASRCVQQFISLLPSFLGTDDEQSKSRLQLFIWSLLLVRSRYGKLDDGARFHVIAHVIRETVNSGKSMLATSMIGRDDLFNTSSLSRETGSLHNLIQKDRVLSAVTDESKYVKMLESDRSRHLQELRAKMDENSSLEINTQKTFEDEIQSSLRSILASDESRRAAFLLAHEEEQQNVAEKWMHMFRTLIDERGPWSANPFPNGAVIHWKLDKTEDIRRRRPKLRRNYHFDEKLCHPPSTSPCNEATLPNSESKPSFVGHIPEQMKKFLLKGVHRITDDGSSEPAESGAGPDDPSDIHSAEIIKSSSDQIDIVPDRKELSSPSQETETSEVLRSVPCVLVAPKRKLAGRLAVMKDVLHFFGEFLVEGTVGSSVFKNLNESSLSESARADHKPKSFHWSFHLGMFSEKGTSPDNMEAEDLHKKELRTVKRHRRWNISKIKAVHWTRYLLRYNAVEIFFSDSMAPIFINFASQKNAKEIGTLIVSTRNELLFPRGSSRDKSGIISFVDRRVAVEMAETARERWKRRDITNFDYLMILNTLSGRSYNDLSQYPVFPWVLADYSSEVLDFNKSATFRDLSKPVGALDSKRFEVFEDRYQNFCDPDIPSFHYGSHYSSIGIVLYYLLRMEPFSSLHRNFQGGKFDHADRLFQCIEGTYKNCLSNTSDVKELIPEFFYMPEFLINSNSYHLGVKQDGELISDVSLPSWAKGSPELFVSKNREALESEYVSSNLHHWIDLIFGYKQRGKPAVEAANIFYYLTYEGAVDLDTMDDDLQRSAIEDQIANFGQTPIQIFCKRHPRRGPPIPIAHPLSFAPASISLTSILSCMSNPPSAVLYVGLLDSNIVIVNQGLTLSVKMWLTTQLQFGGNFTFSGSQDPFFGVGSDILSPRKIGSPLAENVELGAQCFATMQTPSENFLISCGNWENSFQVISLSDGRMVQSIRQHKDVVSCVAVTADGSILATGSYDTTVMVREVLRVRSPEKRAPRKDCIIAETPFHILCGHDDIITCLYVSVELDIVISGSKDGTCVFHTLRDGRYVRSLKHPSGSALSKLAASQHGRIVLYADGDLSLNLYSINGKHLASSESYGRLNCVELSGCGEFLVCAGDQGQVVVRSMNALEVVKRYNGVGKVITSLTVTPEECFLAGTKDGNLLVYSIENPQRKAIVLRNPRTRVMIPS
- the LOC105773530 gene encoding BEACH domain-containing protein B isoform X4; its protein translation is MCFFGPSIQNEDVIILYLSVLQKSSESLRHYGLGVFQQLVRDSLSNRASCVVAGMLNFLLDWFVQEGDDSIILKIAQLIQVIGGYSISGKDIRKIFALLRSEKVGTQLQYCSLLLTTVLSMLNEKGPTSFFDLNGNDSGIIIKTPVHWPLYKGFSFSCWLRVEDLPKNGTMGLFKFFTENRRGFLAAVAKDKLIYKSINLKQYSIQTHVNLVKRKWHFLCITHTIGRAFSGGSLFRCYLDGNLVSSERCRYAKVSELLTNCSIGTKMVWPQSEDNTRNSNPDFLPFFGQIGPLYLFADVISSEQVKAVHSLGPSYMYSFLDNEATAFGGNPLPSGILEAKDGLASKIVFGLNAQASDGKKLFNVSPVLDHALDKNLFEATIKVGTQLCSRRLFKEIIYCVGGVSVFFPLISQSDRYENDEIQVLESTLVLPVAKERLTAEVIELVASVLDENLANQQQMHLLSGFSILGFLLQSVPPQQLNMETLSALKNLFNVLSSCGLAELLIEEIISSIFLNPLTWMYTVYKVQRELYMFLIEQFDNDPRLLKSLCQFPRVIDIIRQCYWDNVKSRFAIGGQPLLHPITKQVIGERPSREEIQKIRLLLLSLGEMSLRQSIAPADIKALIAFFETSHDMTCIEDILNMVIRAVSQKPLLMSFLEQVNLIGGCRIFVNLLQREYEPIRLLSLQFIGRLLVGFPSEKKATRFFNLAVGRTKPLSENNKKVSSRLQPLFSVISDRLFKFPQTDNLCATLFDVLLGGASLKEVLQKNSTTDKQRSRGKNSHFFLPQMLVLIFRFLSGCKDASARMKIISDLLELLDSNTLNIEALMEYGWNAWLTASVTLDIVKPYRPDSRYCGDYEANEKNLVMKVFSVVLCHYIQFVKSGWQRLEETVNFLLVHCEQGGISCQDLLYDIYDNLIQRLVDLSSEENIFSSQPCRDNTLYFLRLVDEMLISEAGIKLLFPAISSESFLDSLMVEGQKDYTTLLHEVLRGEFDDKVSGNALASEESITSEDDIINDKWWNLFDNLWIVISEMNGKGPSKMLPRITVSVGPSFGQRARDLVESLNIPATEMAAVVISGGFGNALSGKQNKVADKAMALRGERCPRIVFRLLIIYLCRASLERASRCVQQFISLLPSFLGTDDEQSKSRLQLFIWSLLLVRSRYGKLDDGARFHVIAHVIRETVNSGKSMLATSMIGRDDLFNTSSLSRETGSLHNLIQKDRVLSAVTDESKYVKMLESDRSRHLQELRAKMDENSSLEINTQKTFEDEIQSSLRSILASDESRRAAFLLAHEEEQQNVAEKWMHMFRTLIDERGPWSANPFPNGAVIHWKLDKTEDIRRRRPKLRRNYHFDEKLCHPPSTSPCNEATLPNSESKPSFVGHIPEQMKKFLLKGVHRITDDGSSEPAESGAGPDDPSDIHSAEIIKSSSDQIDIVPDRKELSSPSQETETSEVLRSVPCVLVAPKRKLAGRLAVMKDVLHFFGEFLVEGTVGSSVFKNLNESSLSESARADHKPKSFHWSFHLGMFSEKGTSPDNMEAEDLHKKELRTVKRHRRWNISKIKAVHWTRYLLRYNAVEIFFSDSMAPIFINFASQKNAKEIGTLIVSTRNELLFPRGSSRDKSGIISFVDRRVAVEMAETARERWKRRDITNFDYLMILNTLSGRSYNDLSQYPVFPWVLADYSSEVLDFNKSATFRDLSKPVGALDSKRFEVFEDRYQNFCDPDIPSFHYGSHYSSIGIVLYYLLRMEPFSSLHRNFQGGKFDHADRLFQCIEGTYKNCLSNTSDVKELIPEFFYMPEFLINSNSYHLGVKQDGELISDVSLPSWAKGSPELFVSKNREALESEYVSSNLHHWIDLIFGYKQRGKPAVEAANIFYYLTYEGAVDLDTMDDDLQRSAIEDQIANFGQTPIQIFCKRHPRRGPPIPIAHPLSFAPASISLTSILSCMSNPPSAVLYVGLLDSNIVIVNQGLTLSVKMWLTTQLQFGGNFTFSGSQDPFFGVGSDILSPRKIGSPLAENVELGAQCFATMQTPSENFLISCGNWENSFQVISLSDGRMVQSIRQHKDVVSCVAVTADGSILATGSYDTTVMVREVLRVRSPEKRAPLWSLT